From the genome of Streptomyces sp. JH34:
GTGGGACCGTTCCGCGCCACCCCGCCGTGAAAGGTTTCAATCAGGTTGCTCGGAAGCTAAACGGGGATTGCGGGCGCAGTCAATGGGTTGATGCCGAGAAGTTCCAGGACGGTGCCGCGATGTGCGACGTGTAGGGGAGGAACGGCTGGACACCCTTGACAGCCTTCGGGGCGGGCCACTATCTTCCGGCCCCTTGAATCGATTCACATCACGGTCGCGCATCGCTCCACTTACAAGTGCACACCAGGTGCCGACCGTTCATGGACCGACGGCGAGGCCGGCGGCTGCCGGATGGTCCGGCCCGAGGAGGACGACGAGCCCGGCCCGGCCGGGGACCGGCACCGGGACCTGGACCCACCCCGCGCGTCGGTAGAACCGCAGTGTCGCCCCGGCGCGCACGGAAGTGAGCAGCCGGCACCGTCCGCCCGGCGCGGCCCCGGTGACCGCCGACAGCAGCGCCGCGCCCAGTCCGGCGCTGCGGAGGTGGGGGGAGACGGCCAACTCGTCCACCTCGACGGCCCCGCACAGCCACGCCGTGACGCGGTCGGGTCCGAGTGCGCGGGCGACGTGCCCGTGACTGCGGCCGGAAGGGAAGGTGCCTGGTGTGGTCCAGGCGGTGGCGAAGCCGCCGACAGT
Proteins encoded in this window:
- a CDS encoding GNAT family N-acetyltransferase — protein: MRVRQVGSASLAEYAEGIRRVHSEAFSAPPWNEDPATGRLYVERLGDDAGRPGFTAALALDGHTVGGFATAWTTPGTFPSGRSHGHVARALGPDRVTAWLCGAVEVDELAVSPHLRSAGLGAALLSAVTGAAPGGRCRLLTSVRAGATLRFYRRAGWVQVPVPVPGRAGLVVLLGPDHPAAAGLAVGP